Proteins from a genomic interval of Desulfovibrio sp. X2:
- a CDS encoding CBS domain-containing protein, translating to MILRKRAWDVMREDFETIRENATLGEVMNKMRERLREQPEAHLMVVVTELGKLAGVVTAWDVLRAAEDCVLKEDVSNVDEADWDAAFGRACMLCCGTEVRKIMHRDTPMVKPGDPLLLVLNALIESKRSWVVVEEGGRAIGVILIGDLFREITHEMVKVL from the coding sequence ATGATTCTGCGCAAAAGGGCCTGGGATGTGATGCGGGAGGACTTCGAGACCATCCGCGAGAACGCCACCCTGGGCGAGGTGATGAACAAGATGCGTGAGCGCCTGAGGGAGCAGCCCGAGGCCCACCTCATGGTCGTGGTCACCGAGCTCGGCAAGCTCGCGGGCGTGGTCACCGCCTGGGACGTGCTGCGCGCCGCCGAGGACTGCGTCCTCAAGGAGGACGTGAGCAACGTCGACGAGGCCGACTGGGACGCCGCCTTCGGCCGCGCCTGCATGCTGTGCTGCGGCACCGAGGTCAGGAAGATCATGCACCGGGACACGCCCATGGTGAAGCCCGGCGATCCGCTGCTTCTGGTCCTGAACGCGCTCATCGAGTCCAAGCGCAGCTGGGTCGTGGTGGAGGAGGGGGGGCGGGCCATCGGCGTCATCCTCATCGGCGACCTGTTCCGCGAAATCACCCACGAGATGGTCAAGGTGCTGTAG
- a CDS encoding HD domain-containing protein: MPSIRKSLLQLIFSGSSMKRWNDKLRPIELYEVDKQGHKMMVAWMLYELNSRGMPLSEKLALGEAVVEGGLFDYLYRLVITDIKPPVFYKIKANPEHYRRLTAWVVGQLAPRIQVVGDEFTARLRAYLAVPDHQDLAGRILHAAHIYASRYEFSLIKQLNPWDEEFDEIESDFQNTLASHADLAGVPELLREGSPLERFASLCGRLRFQTRWSQTPRIPETTVLGHLFVVAACAYFFSLELSACRARRINNFFAGLVHDLPELLTRDIISPVKRSVEGIADIIQEYEHAELESRVLGPLRRGGAEDLAARLSYFLGLDVGSEFETVVRKKDGKQLKIDWRTLGESYNCDEFDPKDGHLLKICDNLAAFLEAYTAVRNGITSDQLQQALWRIRGQYAQEPFQHGVHIGALLADFD; this comes from the coding sequence ATGCCAAGCATCCGCAAGAGCCTCCTGCAGCTCATTTTCTCCGGGTCGTCCATGAAGCGGTGGAACGACAAGCTCCGTCCCATCGAGCTCTACGAGGTGGACAAGCAGGGGCACAAGATGATGGTCGCCTGGATGCTCTACGAGCTGAACTCGCGGGGCATGCCGCTTTCCGAGAAGCTGGCCCTGGGCGAGGCCGTGGTCGAGGGCGGGCTCTTCGACTACCTCTACCGGCTGGTGATCACGGACATCAAGCCGCCCGTCTTCTATAAGATAAAGGCCAACCCCGAGCACTACCGCCGCCTCACGGCCTGGGTCGTGGGCCAGCTCGCGCCGCGCATCCAGGTGGTGGGCGACGAGTTCACCGCGCGGCTGCGCGCCTATCTCGCCGTGCCGGACCACCAGGACCTCGCGGGCCGCATCCTGCACGCCGCGCACATCTACGCCAGCCGCTACGAGTTCTCCCTGATCAAGCAGCTGAACCCCTGGGACGAGGAGTTCGACGAGATCGAGAGCGACTTCCAGAACACGCTCGCCTCCCACGCGGACCTGGCCGGGGTGCCGGAGCTCCTGCGCGAGGGCTCGCCCCTCGAGCGCTTCGCGAGCCTGTGCGGCAGGCTGCGCTTCCAGACCCGCTGGTCGCAGACCCCGCGCATCCCCGAGACCACCGTGCTCGGCCACCTCTTCGTGGTCGCGGCCTGCGCCTACTTCTTCTCGCTCGAGCTCTCCGCCTGCCGGGCGCGGCGCATCAACAACTTCTTCGCCGGTCTGGTGCACGACCTGCCCGAGCTGCTCACGCGCGACATCATCTCGCCGGTCAAGCGCAGCGTGGAGGGCATCGCGGACATCATCCAGGAATACGAACACGCCGAGCTCGAGAGCCGCGTGCTCGGCCCCCTGCGGCGCGGCGGCGCCGAGGACCTGGCCGCGCGGCTCAGCTACTTCCTGGGCCTGGACGTGGGCTCGGAGTTCGAGACCGTGGTCCGCAAGAAGGACGGCAAGCAGCTCAAGATCGACTGGAGGACGCTCGGCGAGTCCTACAACTGCGACGAGTTCGACCCCAAGGACGGCCATCTGCTGAAGATCTGCGACAACCTCGCGGCCTTCCTCGAGGCCTACACCGCCGTGCGCAACGGCATCACCTCCGACCAGCTGCAGCAGGCCCTGTGGCGCATCCGGGGCCAGTACGCCCAGGAGCCCTTCCAGCACGGCGTGCACATAGGCGCGCTCCTGGCCGACTTCGACTGA